One part of the Moorena sp. SIOASIH genome encodes these proteins:
- a CDS encoding cytochrome P450, which yields MNTYPSTNVLDLLRLLGNLASGFIRNPRGFDLEKVLGGWIGDVIKRYGSKNVILNFLLKKVLLVSGRDLSDRILQDPPDSQGYIEGNLKKDGMSFLAPNALTISHDQQWQRLRPYNEGVLGTGSQHQYQQAFLEQVHHAFSKPVSNIEDIRKCMGEAMLGIVFGENVAPERLIKDIQVLFSMVGNPIKRIVLGRFETKRLEKFYETLEQLWEGSEASEKPSLLSMAHGIKPYTTEEELLQQIPHWMFTFTGSGTDLLARTLTLITSRPEVLERVRQEIKETGSLEQASTIAKLSYLEACLLETGRLFPPVTRTFHITTAGDRFNNTRIPPDMEILQFFPIMQRDRSKDPSTDSFVPQRWLDPTEQDNSTYSNLFLRGSRTCPGRDLILFVCKSAIAILLDQQQLTSKTNALSRDPLPAYFPEKDIQFVNP from the coding sequence ATGAACACCTACCCTTCTACCAATGTACTCGACTTGTTACGGCTTCTGGGTAATCTAGCCAGTGGCTTTATCCGTAACCCCCGTGGTTTCGACCTTGAAAAAGTATTAGGGGGTTGGATTGGTGATGTAATCAAACGCTATGGTAGTAAAAATGTCATTCTAAACTTTCTTCTCAAGAAAGTCTTGCTAGTATCTGGGCGTGACTTATCAGACCGCATTTTACAAGACCCACCAGACAGCCAAGGCTATATCGAAGGCAATCTCAAGAAGGATGGTATGTCTTTTCTTGCCCCCAACGCCCTCACTATCAGCCATGATCAGCAGTGGCAGCGCCTGAGACCTTATAACGAGGGAGTGCTTGGCACAGGTTCCCAGCACCAGTACCAACAGGCTTTCCTCGAACAGGTACATCATGCTTTTTCAAAGCCAGTGTCCAACATTGAGGATATCCGGAAATGTATGGGTGAGGCAATGCTTGGCATCGTATTTGGGGAAAATGTTGCTCCTGAGCGGTTGATCAAGGATATACAGGTGTTATTCTCAATGGTGGGAAATCCGATCAAGCGGATTGTATTGGGAAGGTTTGAAACTAAGCGTTTAGAAAAATTCTATGAAACTCTTGAGCAGCTTTGGGAAGGCAGCGAAGCCTCTGAAAAGCCCTCCCTGTTGTCTATGGCTCATGGCATAAAGCCCTACACTACCGAAGAGGAACTCCTGCAACAAATCCCCCACTGGATGTTTACTTTTACTGGTTCAGGGACTGACTTGCTGGCGAGAACCCTGACTCTGATTACCTCTAGACCAGAGGTGCTCGAACGAGTGCGACAGGAAATCAAGGAAACGGGTTCCTTGGAGCAAGCCTCAACAATTGCTAAGCTCAGCTATTTGGAAGCTTGTTTGTTGGAAACTGGTCGTTTGTTCCCTCCAGTGACCAGAACCTTTCACATCACAACAGCTGGGGACAGGTTTAATAACACCCGTATTCCCCCAGACATGGAAATTCTGCAATTTTTCCCAATCATGCAACGGGACCGGTCTAAAGACCCATCCACGGATTCGTTTGTACCTCAACGGTGGCTAGATCCGACCGAGCAGGACAATTCGACTTACTCCAATTTGTTTCTGAGAGGATCTCGTACTTGCCCCGGAAGGGATTTGATCCTGTTTGTGTGTAAGAGTGCGATCGCAATTCTCCTAGACCAGCAGCAGCTGACATCCAAAACCAATGCACTCTCCCGAGACCCTCTACCAGCCTACTTCCCAGAAAAGGATATCCAATTTGTTAACCCTTGA
- a CDS encoding peroxidase family protein — MTKKPWHEFPTPLALLKLNKFRDNLREENLHDTSQLPTKGEPPEPTPSPDGRHLKIRTADGSFNDPNDPKMGMAGTRFGRNVPLKDGYPDEKNLLNPNPRTISRKLLTRDEFVPASTLNLTAAAWIQFQTHDWFSHGYNESQEKIEIPLEQDDPWPEEYRPLEIEKTPKDPTRSEDDTNNPPTFINRETHWWDASQIYGSYQETIDKVRSHVDGKMIIGDDGLLPVNPENGIDIVGFDDNWWIGLSMLHILFVKEHNTICDHLKKQYPDWTDDDLFDHARLINAALLAKIHTVEWTPGILGHPALQVAMRANWWGMLGQEFKNRFGRIGDNEVVSGIVGSSTDHHTAPYYLTEEFVSVYRMHPLIPDEFQFYSVKDGKELLTKDFFEVSGKRSRAIIEQVDIADLFYSFGISHPGAVTLYNYPKKLQQLVRDNGEVFDLAAVDILRDRERGVPRYNQFRELIGRGRVKSFEEITEKPEWAKELREVYNNDIDSVDLMIGMFAENPPKGFGFSDTAFRIFILMASRRLKSDRFFTKDYTAEIYTQFGLDWIDKNTFISILLRHYPSLAASLEGVENGFAPWKRIVK, encoded by the coding sequence ATGACAAAGAAACCTTGGCATGAGTTTCCTACTCCTCTAGCCCTGTTAAAATTAAATAAATTCCGGGATAATTTGCGGGAAGAAAACCTGCACGATACCTCCCAATTACCCACAAAAGGGGAGCCCCCTGAACCCACTCCTAGTCCTGATGGTCGCCATCTTAAAATTCGTACAGCGGATGGTTCATTTAATGACCCCAATGATCCCAAAATGGGGATGGCTGGCACCCGCTTTGGACGCAATGTACCCCTGAAAGACGGTTACCCCGACGAAAAGAATTTACTCAATCCCAACCCCCGTACGATCAGTCGGAAGTTATTGACCCGGGATGAATTTGTCCCAGCTTCGACCTTAAACCTAACAGCTGCAGCCTGGATTCAATTCCAGACCCACGATTGGTTTTCTCATGGCTATAATGAGTCCCAGGAGAAAATCGAGATTCCTCTGGAACAGGATGACCCCTGGCCAGAAGAGTACCGACCTCTGGAAATTGAAAAAACTCCAAAAGACCCCACTCGTTCTGAAGACGATACCAACAATCCGCCAACCTTTATCAACCGAGAAACTCACTGGTGGGATGCTTCCCAAATCTATGGCAGTTATCAGGAAACTATCGATAAGGTGCGTAGCCATGTCGATGGTAAGATGATCATTGGTGATGACGGTTTGTTACCTGTCAACCCAGAGAACGGAATCGATATTGTGGGCTTTGACGATAACTGGTGGATAGGACTGAGCATGTTGCATATCCTGTTCGTCAAAGAGCACAACACTATCTGTGATCATCTGAAAAAACAATATCCTGACTGGACAGATGATGACCTGTTCGACCACGCTCGACTGATTAATGCTGCCTTGCTAGCTAAAATTCATACTGTGGAATGGACTCCGGGCATCCTGGGACATCCCGCCTTGCAAGTTGCCATGAGAGCGAATTGGTGGGGTATGTTGGGTCAGGAATTCAAAAATCGCTTTGGGCGTATTGGGGACAATGAAGTAGTCAGCGGCATTGTTGGCTCATCTACTGACCACCATACTGCTCCCTACTACCTCACCGAAGAATTCGTTTCTGTGTATCGGATGCATCCCCTCATCCCCGATGAATTCCAGTTTTACTCGGTTAAAGACGGTAAAGAGCTGCTGACAAAAGACTTTTTTGAAGTTTCTGGCAAGCGCTCACGGGCCATTATAGAACAGGTAGATATAGCTGATTTATTCTACTCTTTTGGAATCAGCCACCCAGGTGCTGTCACCCTTTACAATTATCCCAAGAAATTGCAGCAGCTAGTGAGGGACAACGGTGAAGTATTTGACTTAGCTGCTGTAGATATCCTGCGAGATCGGGAGCGAGGAGTTCCCCGCTACAACCAGTTCCGGGAACTGATTGGTCGCGGTCGAGTTAAATCCTTCGAGGAAATCACTGAGAAGCCAGAATGGGCGAAAGAATTGCGGGAGGTTTACAACAATGATATCGATAGTGTAGACCTAATGATAGGTATGTTTGCTGAAAATCCTCCTAAGGGATTTGGTTTCAGCGATACCGCCTTTCGGATATTCATTCTGATGGCATCCCGACGACTGAAAAGCGATCGCTTCTTTACTAAGGATTACACTGCCGAAATCTATACTCAATTTGGTCTGGACTGGATTGACAAGAACACTTTCATAAGTATTCTGCTCCGACATTACCCCAGCTTAGCTGCTAGTCTTGAGGGTGTTGAAAATGGCTTTGCTCCCTGGAAACGCATAGTCAAATAA
- a CDS encoding YdcF family protein — protein MINLSRAVEWRRRLRLWGLLTLALFLCGWLLINTLRLNAAASAPVDTFFVLGGSIRREMHVAELAKQYPDQRILISHGSPDPCIWLIFQREMASSEQVWLEKCANSTFGNFFFSIPIFRRWGVRKVQLITSGTHLPRAQWMGQILLGAHGIWVDTELVQEKGIPGNLESPLKTGIDIARSLVWALLSQVIQPRCSDLIQLTDVDMKAWRESGFKCERQGGISSGATRGEFNN, from the coding sequence ATGATCAACTTGTCACGAGCAGTAGAATGGCGAAGACGCCTAAGACTTTGGGGGTTATTAACCCTAGCACTGTTCTTGTGTGGCTGGCTGCTAATTAATACTCTGAGATTGAACGCAGCAGCATCAGCACCCGTGGATACCTTCTTTGTGCTAGGGGGGAGTATTCGTCGAGAAATGCATGTTGCTGAATTAGCCAAACAGTACCCAGACCAGCGAATTCTGATTTCTCATGGATCCCCAGACCCCTGCATTTGGCTAATTTTTCAGCGGGAGATGGCATCTTCGGAACAGGTTTGGTTAGAAAAGTGTGCCAATTCTACCTTTGGTAACTTTTTCTTTAGTATCCCAATTTTCCGACGGTGGGGTGTTCGTAAGGTCCAGTTAATTACCTCTGGCACCCATCTACCACGGGCTCAGTGGATGGGGCAAATTCTTCTGGGAGCTCATGGGATTTGGGTAGACACAGAGTTGGTGCAAGAGAAAGGTATTCCTGGTAATTTAGAATCCCCTCTCAAAACTGGGATAGACATTGCTCGCAGCTTGGTTTGGGCGCTGCTGTCTCAAGTCATTCAACCCCGATGCTCTGATCTAATCCAGCTCACGGATGTAGACATGAAGGCTTGGCGTGAGTCGGGTTTCAAGTGTGAGCGTCAGGGGGGAATTTCCTCAGGTGCGACCCGTGGCGAATTTAATAATTAG
- a CDS encoding SDR family oxidoreductase, with translation MNLKNQVNDRPKTALITGASSGIGYEFTKLFARDGYKLVLVARSESKLSQLAEDFREKFGTFVRVIPKDLSVPGAAQEIFDQLQEEGTKVDALVNNAGFATYGPFAETDLATELAMMQLNIVALTHLTKLFVPAMVQQQYGKILNIASTAAFQPGPLMAVYYGTKAYVLSFSEAIANELKGSGVTVTTLCPGPTESGFQARANMEDSKLVSGQKIMNAETVARIGYLGLMKNRTVIVPGLKNQLLALSIRFMPRNLVTQVVRSMQERSH, from the coding sequence ATGAATCTAAAAAATCAGGTAAATGATCGTCCGAAAACGGCTCTGATTACTGGTGCATCCAGTGGAATTGGTTATGAATTTACCAAGTTATTTGCTCGCGATGGCTACAAGTTAGTACTAGTGGCCAGAAGTGAGTCGAAACTATCTCAACTGGCCGAGGATTTTAGGGAAAAATTTGGGACATTCGTCAGGGTTATTCCGAAGGATTTGTCAGTTCCAGGAGCTGCACAGGAGATCTTTGACCAGCTGCAAGAGGAAGGTACCAAGGTTGATGCACTAGTCAACAACGCGGGATTCGCTACCTATGGACCTTTTGCTGAAACAGACCTGGCTACTGAACTAGCCATGATGCAGCTAAACATAGTAGCCCTGACCCATTTGACCAAATTATTTGTGCCAGCTATGGTGCAACAACAGTATGGAAAAATTTTAAATATTGCCTCCACCGCAGCGTTTCAGCCTGGTCCGTTGATGGCAGTCTATTATGGGACGAAAGCCTATGTCCTATCCTTTTCTGAGGCAATTGCCAATGAACTCAAGGGTTCAGGGGTGACGGTAACTACTCTGTGCCCAGGACCAACAGAATCGGGTTTTCAAGCTCGGGCAAACATGGAAGACTCTAAGCTGGTTAGTGGACAAAAGATTATGAATGCTGAAACTGTTGCTAGGATTGGCTATCTTGGTCTGATGAAAAATCGAACTGTTATTGTCCCTGGTCTCAAAAACCAGTTGCTTGCCCTGAGTATAAGATTTATGCCCCGAAATCTAGTAACCCAAGTGGTGAGAAGCATGCAAGAAAGGAGCCACTAG
- a CDS encoding NADH:flavin oxidoreductase, whose product MEKDIIFEPLEFRNLTLKNRIFRSNISGRFDNYDGSGNQARINWEEKFARGGVGAIVSSFTPVQIRGRILPNYATIDRDDRIPFWRKVGEKVHEYDCKFLMQLSHSGRQRDVGGVENLYNKGLSSTSETESFHGLECQAMTRKEIKEMIQAFADGARRAREAGLDGVELHSANGYLITQFLSSGINDRKDEYGGSLENRARFLLEIIQAIRKEVGNDFHLQAKISAVEYNDAVIPWDKPGNTLEDSIQICKWVEEAGADALHISTGSLFPHPLNPPGEFPQDEASRWYEIMLGSGIYTFRNYLLFRYRFLFPLFLFLWNRVYRKDRTQPIIGKDVQDKALDDSFREFVSSQTMQELLDKYQGISISDAREIKKHVNIPVICTGGFQQASYIREAISEGFCDAVSIARPLVANNDLVQQFQQGKDLPDRPCTYCNRCLFNALQNPLGCYDVRRYNDDHDKMIKQVMTVFDPPPFS is encoded by the coding sequence ATGGAAAAGGATATAATTTTTGAACCTTTGGAGTTCCGGAACTTGACCCTAAAGAATCGGATCTTTCGTTCTAATATCTCTGGTCGATTTGACAACTATGATGGTTCCGGTAACCAGGCACGGATCAATTGGGAAGAGAAATTTGCCCGAGGCGGCGTCGGTGCAATCGTCTCTTCCTTTACACCCGTCCAAATCCGAGGACGAATTTTACCTAACTATGCCACGATTGACCGGGATGATCGAATTCCTTTCTGGCGCAAGGTGGGCGAGAAAGTTCATGAATATGACTGTAAGTTTTTGATGCAACTGAGCCACTCTGGTCGTCAGCGGGATGTTGGTGGTGTGGAGAATTTGTATAATAAGGGTCTTAGTTCAACCAGTGAAACTGAGTCATTTCATGGGCTGGAGTGTCAGGCAATGACACGCAAGGAAATCAAGGAAATGATTCAGGCATTCGCTGATGGTGCCAGACGAGCTCGTGAGGCAGGACTTGATGGCGTAGAACTGCACAGTGCCAATGGCTATCTGATTACCCAATTTTTGAGTTCAGGCATCAACGACCGCAAGGATGAGTATGGCGGTTCTCTGGAAAATCGAGCTCGTTTCTTGCTGGAGATTATCCAGGCAATACGCAAAGAGGTAGGAAATGATTTTCACCTCCAGGCAAAAATCAGTGCAGTGGAATACAACGATGCTGTGATTCCTTGGGACAAGCCTGGAAATACCCTGGAAGACTCTATCCAAATCTGCAAGTGGGTGGAGGAAGCTGGAGCAGATGCGCTTCATATATCCACTGGAAGCTTATTTCCCCACCCGTTGAACCCACCCGGTGAGTTTCCCCAGGACGAAGCATCCCGATGGTACGAGATCATGCTCGGAAGCGGTATCTATACCTTCCGCAATTACTTACTGTTCCGGTATCGATTCCTATTTCCCCTCTTCTTGTTCTTATGGAACCGAGTTTACAGAAAGGATCGGACTCAGCCGATTATCGGCAAAGATGTACAGGATAAAGCCTTGGACGACTCCTTCCGGGAGTTTGTATCAAGTCAAACCATGCAAGAACTCCTAGATAAATACCAAGGTATTAGCATCAGTGATGCTAGGGAAATCAAAAAGCATGTGAATATCCCAGTCATCTGCACGGGAGGTTTTCAGCAAGCATCTTACATCCGCGAGGCGATTAGTGAAGGATTCTGTGATGCAGTTAGTATCGCCCGTCCTCTGGTTGCTAATAATGACCTAGTCCAGCAGTTTCAGCAAGGAAAAGACCTGCCAGACCGACCCTGCACCTACTGCAACAGGTGCTTGTTCAATGCCCTACAAAACCCTCTAGGCTGCTACGATGTGCGCCGATATAATGACGACCACGACAAAATGATTAAACAGGTGATGACTGTATTTGACCCACCGCCATTCTCCTAA
- a CDS encoding transposase, whose amino-acid sequence MIIIEFKAYGKKHQYQAIDEAIRTVRFIRNSCIRLWMDNKGTGKYDLSKYCKVLAKQFSFANELNSTARQAAAERAWSSIARFYDNCQKKVPGKKGFPKFQKHCRSVEYKQSGWKLSPDNKSIIFSDKKGIGKLKLKGKWHVWRFDKKQIKRVRIVRRADGYYVQFCVSVEINEKLKPTGNTVGLDVGLKNFYTDSDGNVEPNPRFYRTGEKRLKFYQRRFFRKKKGSSNRSKAINKLGRAHLKISRQREEHAKRLARCVIQSNDLVAYEDLRVKNLVKNHCLAKSINDAGWYQFRKWLEHFGTKFGRSTVAVNPAYTSQNCSQCSEVVKKSLSTRTHTCKCGCQLDRDHNAAINILERALSTAGHVGTWIIDPNACGDLASTVLGSDQVEQAGSMKQESPRL is encoded by the coding sequence ATGATCATAATTGAGTTCAAAGCCTACGGCAAAAAGCACCAATACCAAGCCATTGATGAGGCTATTCGGACGGTTAGATTTATCCGCAATAGCTGCATCAGGCTATGGATGGACAACAAAGGAACGGGAAAGTATGACCTTAGCAAATACTGCAAGGTCTTGGCTAAACAATTCTCATTTGCTAATGAACTGAACTCTACTGCCCGTCAAGCGGCTGCTGAGAGGGCATGGTCATCAATCGCCCGTTTCTACGACAATTGCCAGAAAAAAGTACCTGGCAAAAAGGGCTTTCCTAAGTTCCAGAAGCACTGTCGCTCAGTTGAGTATAAGCAGTCTGGTTGGAAGTTATCCCCCGACAATAAGTCGATCATATTTAGCGATAAAAAGGGTATCGGAAAACTCAAACTCAAAGGTAAATGGCATGTATGGCGCTTCGATAAGAAGCAAATTAAGCGGGTTCGGATAGTCCGACGAGCTGACGGGTACTATGTTCAGTTCTGTGTTTCAGTTGAAATTAACGAAAAACTAAAACCAACTGGAAATACTGTTGGCCTAGATGTTGGGCTAAAGAACTTTTATACAGATTCTGATGGGAATGTCGAACCTAACCCTCGTTTTTATCGAACAGGTGAAAAACGCTTAAAGTTTTATCAACGTCGATTTTTTCGGAAAAAGAAAGGCTCATCCAACCGTAGTAAAGCTATTAATAAACTAGGCAGAGCACACCTTAAAATAAGTAGGCAGCGTGAAGAACACGCCAAGAGACTGGCGCGTTGCGTAATCCAATCTAATGACTTGGTCGCCTACGAAGATTTAAGGGTAAAAAATTTGGTTAAAAACCACTGTCTTGCTAAGTCTATTAATGATGCAGGTTGGTATCAATTTCGGAAATGGTTGGAGCATTTTGGTACTAAGTTCGGCAGGAGCACTGTTGCAGTTAACCCTGCCTACACAAGCCAAAATTGTTCCCAGTGTAGCGAGGTAGTGAAAAAGTCCTTATCGACTAGGACTCACACCTGCAAATGTGGTTGCCAATTAGATAGAGACCACAACGCTGCAATAAACATCCTCGAAAGAGCTTTAAGTACGGCAGGGCATGTCGGAACTTGGATCATTGATCCGAACGCTTGCGGAGATTTGGCCTCTACTGTTCTTGGTTCCGACCAGGTTGAGCAAGCCGGGTCTATGAAGCAAGAATCCCCGCGCCTTTAG